TCAAAGGTACGTTTGTCTTTTTGCTGAACTAGCAGCTTTTTTAGAGTTTCAGCTTCTTCAGTAATCTCAATTTTGACAACTCTGACCATCTTGACAACCCTGATAACTCACTCGAAAAGGAGCTTTAATCAATTATGCCATTATTAAACCCAACTGGGATTATTCATCGTGATAAGCTTTCAACCAATCCCCAATCGCGAGAAATCCACGATTCCCAGCAACAACTGCAAGCGTGAACAAGGCTAGACAGAGCGCTTGATTATGGCGTTGTCCCGCCGTGCGTCGAGTATCAGGCAGTTCTGCAAAGGCTTCAACAATGGCAAGCTGAGACATCCGGTATCGCATTATCGCTGAGACGGCTTCACTACCATACCAATTACTTAATTAGAATGAAATAGCCCTGCACTTGAAAGCGAGATTTTTTTTCTGTAGGTAAGAATCTTCCAGTTTTCTCTGCTAGGTAGATCAGGATAGCACCCGACTCAAAAACTGCCATGCCAGTGTCTTGGTCAACAATCGCCGGAATCTTACTATTTGGATTAATTGCGACAAATTCCGGCGTAAATTGCTCT
This genomic window from Coleofasciculus sp. FACHB-1120 contains:
- a CDS encoding transposase family protein; the protein is MSQLAIVEAFAELPDTRRTAGQRHNQALCLALFTLAVVAGNRGFLAIGDWLKAYHDE